One window from the genome of Bicyclus anynana chromosome 25, ilBicAnyn1.1, whole genome shotgun sequence encodes:
- the LOC112050397 gene encoding plastin-2 has translation MADNSKLTDEELLEIREQFSQLDTSGNGYIDLKELKDALDGVGYKIPQWKVRCMIDEYNDNGRKTGRAVNGSMNGDMRKNGISLTEFEELCANLKAQQVSSTFKQAVSKKENLEHLGGMSEASSDGTTHSVRLEEQMAFSGWINSNLEHDPDLKHLLPIDPEGKQLYEKLKDGLILCKVINHSCPDTIDERAINKKNLTLYTKHENLTLALVSSQAIGCNIVNIDAHDLAKGKPHLVLGLLWQIIRIGLFNQITLEHCPGLTELLNDQERIEDLLALSPEAILLRWVNHQLQSAGVTRRCTNFQQDVSDSEIYSYLLKQIAPDDAGVTLDALRETDLVRRAEVMLQQAAKLRCRAFVTPADVVGGVYKLNLAFVANLFNQHPGLQRADTGDDTYHQLDETREEKTYRNWMNSMGVAPHVNWLYSDLTDGLVIFQLYDIIKPGIVNWKKVHRQFSKLRKFMERLENCNYAVELGRQLGFSLVGIAGADINEGNATLTLALIWQLMRAYTLSVLTRLANTGNPIIEKEIVQWVNNKLQAAGKTSSIKSFQDEALADGKVVLDLIDSIKPGAINYDLVLHGGTQEENLANAKYAVSMARRCGARVYALPEDITERKPKMIMTVFACLMALDYIPTMDAPTHALDGTAVQVVDHSGYDAPITVDGEETPYVHDNLVQSELESTVLVHDLDQSTQAVSVEDSLGQTELESPLLVQDLDQNALAAPEFVKSELQSPVFVNDNYVFEVNEQTNENNDPNSVSEVNVVEKPALPPKPENLARSTSVTVKED, from the exons AAGAACGGCATCTCGCTCACAGAGTTCGAGGAGCTATGCGCCAATCTCAAAGCACAACAG GTCTCAAGTACGTTCAAACAGGCTGTAAGCAAAAAAGAGAACCTCGAACATTTGGGTGGCATGAGCGAGGCGTCCAGTGATG GCACAACACACTCAGTCCGCCTTGAAGAACAGATGGCCTTCTCTGGCTGGATCAACAGTAACTTGGAGCACGATCCAGACCTCAAGCACCTGTTGCCGATAGACCCCGAAGGCAAACAGCTGTACGAGAAACTCAAGGACGGACTCATTTTGTG CAAAGTCATAAACCATTCCTGTCCGGACACGATAGACGAGCGCGCGATCAACAAGAAGAACCTCACGCTGTACACCAAACACGAGAACCTCACGCTGGCGCTGGTGTCGTCCCAGGCCATCGGCTGCAACATCGTCAACATCGACGCGCACGATCTGGCTAAAG GCAAACCCCACTTGGTGCTAGGACTTCTCTGGCAGATCATCCGCATTGGTCTGTTCAACCAGATCACCCTCGAACACTGTCCGGGACTCACAGAACTGCTCAATGATCAG GAGAGAATCGAAGACCTACTGGCGTTGTCACCGGAGGCGATCCTGCTCCGCTGGGTCAACCACCAGCTGCAGAGCGCTGGAGTCACGCGCCGCTGCACCAACTTCCAGCAGGACGTGTCCGACTCGGAGATCTACTCCTACCTGCTCAAACAAATCGCTCCCGATGATGCGGGTGTCACACTTGACGCTCTACGG GAGACAGACCTCGTCCGCCGTGCGGAGGTCATGCTCCAGCAGGCGGCCAAGCTCCGGTGTCGCGCGTTCGTCACTCCCGCGGACGTGGTGGGCGGAGTCTACAAGCTCAACTTGGCCTTCGTCGCCAACCTCTTCAACCAGCACCCCGGCCTACAGAGAGCCGACACAGGGGATGACACTTACCACCAGTTGGATGAGACGCGGGAGGAAAAGA CTTACCGCAACTGGATGAACTCGATGGGCGTGGCGCCTCACGTCAACTGGCTGTACTCCGACCTCACGGACGGGCTGGTCATCTTCCAGCTCTACGACATCATCAAACCGGGCATCGTCAACTGGAAGAAG GTCCACCGCCAGTTCTCGAAGCTTCGCAAGTTCATGGAGCGCCTGGAGAACTGCAACTACGCCGTGGAGCTCGGCCGCCAGCTCGGCTTCTCGCTCGTCGGCATCGCCGGCGCCGACATCAACGAGGGCAACGCTACCCTCACCTTGG CGCTGATCTGGCAGCTGATGCGCGCGTACACGCTGTCGGTGCTGACGCGGCTGGCCAACACCGGCAACCCCATCATAGAGAAGGAGATCGTGCAGTGGGTCAACAACAAGCTGCAGGCCGCTGGCAAGACCTCCTCCATCAAGAGCTTCCAG GACGAAGCGCTGGCAGACGGCAAGGTGGTGTTGGACCTCATAGACTCCATCAAACCCGGCGCCATCAACTACGACCTGGTGCTTCACGGAGGCACGCAAGAG GAGAACCTAGCCAACGCTAAATACGCCGTGTCCATGGCCCGACGCTGTGGCGCGCGCGTGTACGCGCTCCCAGAAGACATCACCGAGAGGAAGCCCAAGATGATCATGACAGTGTTCGCCTGTCTCATGGCCCTCGACTACATACCCACTATGGATGCGCCCACACATGC GTTGGACGGTACTGCAGTTCAAGTTGTAGATCACAGCGGATACGATGCACCAATCACAGTTGATGGTGAGGAAACACCATATGTGCATGATAATTTGGTTCAGAGTGAACTAGAGTCTACGGTATTGGTGCACGATTTGGATCAGAGTACACAGGCGGTATCAGTAGAAGATAGTTTGGGTCAGACTGAACTAGAGTCTCCCTTATTGGTTCAAGATTTGGATCAGAACGCACTAGCGGCCCCTGAATTCGTAAAGAGTGAACTACAGTCGCCTGTATTCGTGAACGACAACTATGTATTCGAAGTGAACGAACAAACGAATGAGAATAATGATCCTAATTCAGTATCAGAGGTGAATGTGGTTGAGAAACCCGCTTTGCCTCCGAAACCAGAGAACTTGGCGCGTTCTACATCTGTCACTGTTAaagaagattaa